AAAAAGCTGATGCGGAATTTCGCCCGCATTAAGTTCGCGGAGGGGTTCGACTATGTATTGCTCGGGCATATCCATGAACCGGATATGATAAGTGAAAAGAGCACTGTTTACATAAATTTGGGCGATTGGATAACGCATTTTACTTACGGGCTCTTCGACGGCAAAGACCTCTCACTCCGTTACTGGAAGGGGCTTCCAAAGGAGTAACGCCATTATATTCTTGACAAAACAGTAAAAAGTTGTTACTTTACAATCACTTACACCATTTTTTACTTGAAGCGAAATTAAATTAGTCGGCGAATTTGACGTTTAAGAGTGCAATGAATCGGTCATACCAAACAGCTCTGATAGTCCTTTTATCTCTAAATCTCTCCGGATGTTTCCTCTTTGGAGGCGGCGGTGACTTTGGAGAAAGCGCACGGACCGAGGGACAGGTCGAAAGAGCCCTCGCTCGATTCAGAGCGGGCAACGAAGAAGGGCTGACACAGCTGATCCAAACGTTTCAGGACCAGGAAGCGCCTAATGATGTGAGAATTGCCGCTGCTGTCGCCCTCTCACGGGCAAAGCATCCCGAAGCGAACCTCGTATTGATAAAGGGAATCGGAGACTTAGCCGACCTGAATATCGATTTTTATGTCTCAATTGCGAATGCGCTCGGCTCTACAGGCGACCCGAACGCCGTCAACGCGCTGAAAGAAGGCTTGGCGGCGAGCAGAAAAAACTATTCCACCCTCCGGGACGCTTTCCTCCGGGCGATGGAGAAAACAAGCGATATCGCCTCGATAGAGACGTTGATGGATGCGCTTCAGGGAAGTAAAGAGGACTATTATCAAGTCCAAAAAATCGTTTCTGAAACCCTCGGAAACCTCGGGGATGACAGGGTAGTTCCCGCCCTTATGGCAATAGCCAAGGATCCCGATGTGGACATCGCCGTGAGGAGCTATGCGGTCAAAATTCTCGGTGAGAAGAAAGACCCGAACCTTGTTCCATTCCTTCTCGAGATGATGAACGACCCGCGCACGCAGGCGCAAGTGCGGGATTTTGCCCTTCAGGCAGCCGCAGAAGTAAAGGACTCTCAAGTAATTTTACTCCTCCTTGAGGCTTTCCAGCAGGGACGGCAGGAGTATCTGAGCCTGACGAACGCTTTGACGCAAGCTCTCGGTCAGGTGGGTGACGTCAGAGCGGCTCCGACACTGGTCAGTATCGCAAGAGACAAAAACCTGAACCCCCTCGTGCGGCGCAACGCGATAGAGAGCCTGAGAAATATCGATAACCCGAACGTTGTTGTCGATCTCATTGAACTTTTGTACGACATCGACAACTACATCCTCTATGATGAAATCTACCGCACGGTCTTTGAATTAGGCGGGGATGAAGCTGTAAGAGCTCTCCGGGCGGCGTCCGCATCGGCACAGAAAAATGCCGTCGATAACGCCATCAGGAAAGCTATTACCGGATTTTAAAATGAAGACAGCGACTTTCTTAACGATTATATTCATTTTCAGCGCACTGTCACTGTCCGGCTGTGGATTGCTCGGAATTGGCGGCGGAGATGCCGATAAAGAGATTCCTGAGGAAGAAGCAGCCGCGGAAGCGGTGACCCCCGCAATCAGCGAGACTACGGACGGTTACGCTACGCGAAGACAATTTTTCGAGGTCAGGAAAGACGTTACGGCGATCAGGACCGAACTCGCCAGAATCAAAAGCGACATCAATGCGTATTCCAGGACCCCCGAATCGATAAGAGGCATCGAGGCAGGTTACGGATTTCTCGAACCGATTGAGATAACGCACAAGGTCACACTGAGCAACGGTACAGAATTGTTCGGGAAGATCACCCGTGAGACGCTCGATACAGTTATCCTTATCACGCAGATCGGAACGCTTACAATCGACCGGAGACAGATTCGCGACATCGCCCCGGCGGAGGCGCCGAGAGCCGAGTGCCAGATAGTCGGCGACGTCGGTTCTCTGCAAACAAGAGTGTATAAAGACAGACACGTTTATTCCGGATTCGTAACGAATGTCGGGAGCCGTAGAGCTGATTTCGTCCTCGTGAAGATAAAGTTAGCCCAGGAAAACACGAGAATAATAGCGCTGGATTCCGCTTACGTTGACGGAAAGAACTTCAAGTTCCGGACCGGCGTAATTTCCGATACCTCGATCGAGCCCGACGAGAGAGTCCCGTTTTCAGTTACCGTTTACCTCCCGCCGGATCCTGAAATCGCATACTACACTGCGGATGTTCTCTGGAAAGAATACGACTGATAGCTTAATCCTGCTGAATTAATAGCGCAAATCTGCTAACCCATCAACTGAACCATAATGGCGTTCTGAACGTGCATCCTGTTCTCCGCCTGATCGAAAACAATGGAATTCGGCCCGTCGATTACCTCATCGGTGATCTCCTCGCCGCGGTGAGCGGGAAGGCAATGCATGACTACGGCTGAATCTTTCGCCATAGAGAGCAATCCTGAATTGACCTGATAC
This genomic window from Candidatus Neomarinimicrobiota bacterium contains:
- a CDS encoding HEAT repeat domain-containing protein, translating into MNRSYQTALIVLLSLNLSGCFLFGGGGDFGESARTEGQVERALARFRAGNEEGLTQLIQTFQDQEAPNDVRIAAAVALSRAKHPEANLVLIKGIGDLADLNIDFYVSIANALGSTGDPNAVNALKEGLAASRKNYSTLRDAFLRAMEKTSDIASIETLMDALQGSKEDYYQVQKIVSETLGNLGDDRVVPALMAIAKDPDVDIAVRSYAVKILGEKKDPNLVPFLLEMMNDPRTQAQVRDFALQAAAEVKDSQVILLLLEAFQQGRQEYLSLTNALTQALGQVGDVRAAPTLVSIARDKNLNPLVRRNAIESLRNIDNPNVVVDLIELLYDIDNYILYDEIYRTVFELGGDEAVRALRAASASAQKNAVDNAIRKAITGF